Genomic window (Rhododendron vialii isolate Sample 1 chromosome 4a, ASM3025357v1):
ctgatggctcgagctcgttcatttACACATTGAGTCGAGCCGAACTATTACCGAGCTTGTGAACGGCTCAGTTCACTTATAGCTCTATTTGTTAATCCCTAAAAGAATAGAAAGTCTGTCCACACAGACATTTtatgcacaatttttttttgtgggccTACCATAGGTCTCACACGAACGatctaagccgttcattaaatgtaaaacactttttcaattGTCTTTaacaaaaatcagctcaatccgatatttataggtgctcgatccaatcatttcacatttcattatcttgaaatcTCAATgtaaagttagatgattggattaagaacctataagtattggattgacttgatttttcacgagaacccttgaaaaaaagtgttttacatttaatgaacagttcggattatttgcgtgggacccgtggtgggtccaaaaaaatttgtgcacaatctagGCACTTTTAACCGTGTGGGTAGCAGCTCTCCTAAAAGAATGTGAAAGATCTGGATCCAAccggagggaggggggctgctgtccagggacagcagcatgctgctgcGCCTCATTTTGGGGCCCATCctggtctcgctccgatgatcggaatcgttcactttgtagagcttgtcgagtagaacaattatgaaaaaaattagcttaattggatatcattaagtgtctgatcgaaacctttttatcttaaaaagaatggatccgaaatactttgatcaaatccactgtaacccatggactgagagttatatgggctccgatcaggtatttaatgatatccaattaagctaattttttgcacagttgttctactcgacgagctttacaaagtgaacgattcagattatcggagcgagaccgggatGGACCCCAAATGGaccccaaaattgggacagcagcccccgcGTCCGGATCCAACCCTACCTGCAGGATTGATATTGCCATGTAACGATACAATTATACAAAGAGTATCAAAAGATACACATGCTGCTAAAATCAGGTGAAGCAGTCGTGTGATTGTGTTTgcgttaatatatatatatatatcggggcggtttcggagacccttaaaaaaatcctccaagttctcgatcgaattttgatgatccgagtcgctcaatgtaatcagaacgtgattttaagggtggctgtgagaaatcaacaaaaaaaatgaccgagaaaggttttatccgaacagttttttattgaactttattaaacggttcaataaaaaattgctcaaattaagccttctcggttagtttttttgccagtttctcacgggcacctttaaaatcacgttctgaacacattgagcggctccgatcatcaaaatttgatcgggaactatgagattcaGATTTTGAGGATTTTTTCAaggatttttttaagggtcctcggaaccgccccgtatatatatatatatatatatatatatatatatacacacacacatcgGGGCGGTTTCGGGCACCCTTAAAAAAAACCTCTACAAATTAAAAATCTTttaaatcttaatctcatattttccaatcaaattttgatgatacgagccgctcaatgtgttcagaacgtgattttaagggtgcccgcgagaataGACTAGTAAGAGCATGTACTCAAGTTCAGTTGTTATGTAAAAATACTGGTGAACAATgcactttatttattttacctactcacatcTCTTACACTACACTAATACTAtctatttttcttatcttctattaaaatatcatttctttcttcattCCAAAAACCATTTCTTTcttagatggagagagagagagagaggaaaaagaatAAACAATGGGAACCGAATGAACAGTTTTTTGGTAAAAGAAACGAAGAACTATTCACAAAGGAACTCTACCGTGTAGTTTACCTATGCTACTGCAGCGGACAATTTCCCACTTtggttaggtaaaatagatagggaatgacttcggtgtcctcGGTCATTTTGAGGACACCGTTACTTTAGGCATAACAAaactattatgagtataactaaaactTATTACAAGCATGAtagaaccataacaaggcaaAACTTGTTTATTATGTCTTGGTTGGATTTGATTATgtcttgattgattttttggatattttttggttatgtcttgtttgagttttgttatgcttgtaatgggttttagttatgctcataatggtgaaattATGCTAAAAAttataatgttttcaaaatgaccggggacaccatagcatcatccagaTAGATATATCAATTGTTTACCTAtgctggtaaacttgctctaagtaAATTGACGAATTTTTGGAGACATCGTAATTTTTGGAACGACCGAACCGTtacaaacataaccaaaaccaatttttggcataaccaaaaggcaaaagataaattttggaaattaattttcactttCCTCTTTCATctaaacaaactttttttttcagttatgtaaaagagaataaattttacacGGACCCTCCGTGTACACGGGAGGGTCCGTCCAACCAATTAAAAGTAAATAACTCAGCTTTTCTCAGCTTTGCAAGGACAgccggcaaatttttttttccatttagaaTTCTATAGAGCAGAAACTCGATTATGAaagctttagagacaaaatttaactatgacactttagaataatatgatcagaataacaagatctttgtatcagttcaaacagattgaaaattggagcacttaactttttaaccatattttttaatatagaaatagtcgacaaaaattaagaactccaatttttaatccgtttgaatcagtgtgaaaatcttattattctgatcatattattctaagggaacataattaagttttatctctaaagctctcataattaagtatatgctctttTGTTTGGAACTCTATAAAGTAggaacttgattatgagagccataGAGACAAgaattaattatgactttttaaaataataagatcttcgcattggttcaaaaagattaaaaatttgagcacttaactttttaactatatttttaatatataaacaatttaaaaaaaattaagcgctCCAGTTTTCAATCCTTTTGAAccaatgcgaagatcttattattttgataatattattttaaaaattcataattaaTTCTTGTCTCTAGGACTATCATAATTAGGTTTCTGCTTTATAAAGTTCCAAACAaaagagcatatacttaattatgagaatcttagagataaaatttaattatgttcctttagaataatatgatcagaataataagattttcgcactgattcaaacggattaaaaattagagtacttaatttttgtcgactatttctatattaaaaaatatgcttaaaaagttaagtgctccaattttcaatccgtttgaactggtacaaagatcttgtcattctgatcatattattctaaagtgtcatagtcaaattttgtctctaaagcttTCATAATCGAGTTTATGCTCTATAGGAttctaaatggaaaaaaaaattgccggcTGTCCTTTCAAAGCTGAGAAAAACTGAGTTGTTTACTTTTAATTGGTTGGGCGGACCCTCCCGTGTAAACGGAGGGTCCgtgtaaaatttattctctatgTAAAATTACATGATTATCTTTTTCATGtgtgaaagaaaaaatgcaTGAGGGGTAATTTTATACTAATTCtacatgaataaagacaaaaaaaaagtgcatttacacgaaaaaagacaaaaaaaagaaagtgcacTTGGACGTAAGGAGAGTGAAAATAACAAACAAGACAGACATATGTGTACGGGGATAGTGCTATAGTGTCTCCAGTCATTTTGAAAACACCGTAAATTTTGGTATAAGAAAACCATTTACAACATGACCAAAATCATTAAGGCCCGTTCCagaaaatcttcttaaaaaataagtacttatttcacattttcaaactcaaaaataatgtaaatgaaaaagaatttttcaattttttttgcattgtattaaagatctcaatgagatctatcaaacaagatccatattgatagaaaaattatttgcgtaagcacataattttacgcaaataatttttgagcttgaaattgcattcttaaaaaataagtacttttttttttcgaaaacggggcctaaatggCATAACATGTTATGTCATTGTATGAATCAGGGGCAtaatctttattattattattattattatattaggttataatactttttcaaaaataatataacaaACCACTCGAAAGCATAATACAACTACTCGAAAAcataacactttttaaaaatgacGTAACACTTGTTATGCcattattacaaaaataacacaaaataaTCACTCAAAAGCATAATAAAAAGGATGATGCTATATGgcgtccccggtcattttggggacaccgtaatttttggcataactttaccattaggagcataactaaaatcaattacaagtataacagaacccaaacaaggcataaccaaggaatatccaaaaaacaaaccaaggcgtaactaaacccaatcaaggcataacaaataagttatgtcttgctatggttttggttatgctttgctatggttttgttatgcttgtaataaattttggttatactcataatgattttgttatgtcaaaaattacgaTGTTCTTAAAATAATCAGGAACACAAAAGTCATTCCCTAATAAAAGTATCTTTAGGAGACATAACTATTGTGCCATGATGCCCTTCTTTTGGCTGGTAGATGCCAAAGCATTTCTCACGTGCAGATACCTCTTTTCCTAAGAAATTAAACAGAGAAATTTCAGGAGGATTTACCAATGTCCAGTAAAAAAAAGTACGAAAATATAGCGGGAATGATTTCAGTATCCCCGGTTATTTTGGAGATACCGTAACTTTTGATATAACAAAACAATTATAAATATAACCAAAAcacattacaagcataacagaaccatagtaAGACATAACATGTTTGTTAtgtcttggttgggtttagttatgctttgattgattttttggatattctttgattatgccttgtttgggttctgttattcttctaataaattttagttatgctcataatagtaaagttatgccaaaaattacagtgtccccaaaatgaccggagacaccataACCAaatgggaatgacttcggtgtccccggtcattttgaaaaatcgtaacttttagcataacaaaaccattatgagcataactaaaacccattatgaacataatcaaaaccattatgagcataacagaactatagcaaggcataacttgtttgttatgccttggttgggtttggttatgctttggttggttttttggatatttcttaGTTATACCTTATTtaggttttgttatgcttataataggttttagttatgctcataatgattaaattatgccaaaaattacggtgtctccaaaataaccggggacaccatagcatcatcctaacCAAATATAACAACAAGACATGGAACacagggaatgacttcggtgtccccgatcattttggggacaccgtaacttttggcataacaaaaccattatgagtataaccaaaacctattatgagcataaccaaaaccattatgatcataacagaaccataacaaagcataacttgtctgttatgccttggttgggtttggttatgctttgattttttggatatttcttggttataccttgtttgggtttggttatacttgtaatgggttttagttatgctcataatggtgaaattatggcaaaaattacggtgtctccaaaatgaccggggacaccatagcatcatcctggAACATGGACCTGGAGACCCTGCTAAGCAGGGGTGCTTGGTAGGGGTGCCGAacacatctcggccgtccaaaagtgttttggacggcccataTGTAAAGGTatcgaacggatttaaaaaaaaaaaggaaaaggaaaaagatatttCGATctgggccgttgattccgagatgaatgGCTGGATTAACCACTCGGCACCCGCTTGACAAGGGTGCCGCTCGACAGGGTCCCCAGGTCCCTGGAACATAATATGTAAATCGgtaatgctatggtgtcccctaCGGTTATGCTTCTCACAGGTTTAATACTATGCCTTCGAGTGGTTATGTTATGTCATTTTTTGTAATAGTGGCTTAACAAGTTATGCCACCATTTTTTAAAGGATGATGCTATAGTGTTCCTGGTTATTTTGagaacaccgtaatttttggcataacttcaccattatgagaataactaaaacctattataagcataacagaatccAAATAAGGTATAACCaagaaatattcaaaaaatcaaccaatgcataaccaaacctaaccaaggcataacaaacaagttatgccttgttatgctcataatggttttggttatgctcataataaattttggttatgctcataatggttttgttatgccaaaagttacggtgtcccaaaatgaccggagacaccgaagtcattcccttttttaaaagtattataCATTCGAGTAATTATGTTATgtcgttttaaaaaaaatgttatgacCTAATATAATAATAACAAATGTTATGCCCTGATTCATACAATGACGGGAATGACTttggtgtctccggtcattttagggataccgtaacttttggcataacaaaactattataagtataaccaaaatccattacaagcataatagaaccatagcaaggtataacttatttgttatgccttggttgggtttagttatgttttgattgattttttggatattcctcggttatgccttgtttgggttctgttatacttgtaattgattttagttatgcttctaatggtaaaattataccaaaaattacggtgtccccaaaatgaccggggacaccatagcatcatctcCCTACAATGACATAACATATTATGGAACCACACTTGGTACGACGAGGGACATTGTAAGAGTAGATAccatgagaaatttttcagtgccgggtgaaTATATCCGACGTGGTACCCGTTCGATATATCTGGGCCGTCCAATATAcatttggacggcttggattgaaaccatttctcttctctcattctaacactttcttttcttttttttcctctccaaatccaagccgtccaaaaacacAATAGACAACTCAGATGTGCCGAGCGAGCTTtacgtggtacccacccaacactgaaaatttttccgaACACCATAGCGTTATCCTAAATTTGTCCTAGTACTCGTTAAATAGGTGTCAAGTACCAGTACTACTGGAAATATATGCGACAATTGGGGGACTTTTACTACGACGACGAGACACACTACACTAGCATACACTGTGGAACTAGTAAACTATTAATTTGTTTGGatcaagttttgaaaaaaaaattgcaactaAAAAAACACCAATTATCTCTgctttcaatcattattcttatttctctatctactcattatttttatcttcaattattattctcatttttctctcaattcattatctctatctctaattattatattaatttctcttttcactcattattctaaaaaccaaactcaaaatttttaaaaaactaatccaaacacaacttaATGATTCTGGGGCGCCATCGCCATCTCAATATTTTTATCTACCATACATCTTTAATGGTACTACCAAGAGGGTCAGGTGAGGATTGGGCCTCCactttttttatgaatttttttccctgcTGGATATgcagtgattttttttaattataattttgtactttttatatTGATCTTCAAATAAAACTATATTTTAGACAAATAAGCCAattctttgatatttttttcatcattagtgattttttttttaccataaaaaaacaagttcaatCAATAACATAGCAAATATGTAGTATGTTATTTAGAATGAAACTATCTTCTTAATTTCTTTCAatctttgttgttgttgttgtttttttttttttttgtcgtgaaatttcccccttttttctgtgagaaaagagaataaatttcaAGAGCTATACGTGACGACCCATAAATGCACAGGACAACAGGAAAAAGGTTATCGCTGACTTTTTTCGTTCCTGTTCATGGAATGGGCAAGGCGCTAGTATATGAGGATAAAAATGTTATCAATGCAAAAATCAATCACTTTGTTCGGTTTTaagttttgagaattttttttatgtaatgagtggtaatgattagagagagataaaaaaatttattgcgAACCCTACAAAgagtttttcttaaaatttgaaAGTGAAATGTGGTTTGAAGTCCCCACTGACTACAAATTCTTCCTTCGCCGCCAATAAAGCAATAATATCTATTCTAATGTATAAATGGAGAGCACCATTTGgtatgacctttttttttttttatagctgtGTCACAAAAGTATGTTCCGAAAACACCCCTACATTGATGTACATGCAGTTTCTAACCTTTGTTGACCAAAAAGGGTGAACATGTAAATGAAGCAATCAGTTAACTCCATCATTGGCAGTTTTACTCCACTTCAAAGAGACATTCTAGTTTCCACCGCCTTCACCCTGCAAAAACTGTTCATTGGTCGTTTTACTCCGCTCCAAATAGGGAAAATCCGTTTcggaactaaaaataaatttttattttttaagaaggcaatttgaaactcaaaaattatggacttattgatatctaaaaatatgcaatatgaattttgtttggaagatctcgatgagatcttttatacgatgcaaaaaaaattaaaaatttattttttatttattttatttttaagtttaaaaatataaaataagttgtttattttttaagaaaatttctagaACGGAGCCTGACATCAATTTCGATTAATCCCTTCCCTTCTTTTCTACGTTTAATCATTGCATCttaattgtttgattgaatTGGCCGGAGGATAATACCATAAATTGTTGGGATTAGATGCTAAAGAGAAGAACGAGGTTTGTGTCTCAGTGTCCGTgtctatatacatatacatcctttgattttttttttttttggacgttccagtttttctttaatttgtggGCGTTTCAGCTTCCCCATACAATATTCCAGAtttccttatatttttttttctgaaaataatttgtGCAATATTTGTTCCCTTCACAATTTTGTACAAGACTTGGCAGACGTTCCAGTTTATGAAGAACTAGAAGTCAAGACACACGCGATGCATGTGCAAGTCTTTAATGTTTGAAATCCGATTTGCACATAAATCACGTGTGCCTCGGCCtctaatttttagaaaatgaataCAACTTGTAGTTCTAAATCATCCATGACAAGAGTCGCTAATTAAAATTAACGTTCCAAGGTTAACATTCCTCCTCAGGTTTCTGATATGTATGTATTAATGTTCAATATTTTCGATGCTGTATCATTAATTATCACATTAGGCACTACTTCAAGACAGGGTATTTAAAATCATAaccccaataaaaaataaaatcaaaaccctgAGTACCCAGAACTAGGACACTGAAAAAAGTGCACACGCCACTCAGtggcacaatttttttttggaatgccGAATAAAATTTCATTGAGTGACACAAATTATTGACATATATCAGTAGATGTTGCCACATtcaaaatacaaggaaaatgctTTAAATACAGATGCAGATGTGTCCAGAACAATTTAAAATGCTTGGGTTGCAATATTTTTGTCCGTAGCACTGCTCTAAACTAAATTTGGAACACTCCGTCCAACTTTCTTACGGTTTTTTCGCGACCCCGATTAAGTGTACCTAGCAATTAGGCGGCGGCGGCACTGGCGGCAGCGGCGCTGGTACCACTGCCGGCACTGGTCGCTTCCGCTTCTTTTTCTCGTAGCTAATTCCCCTGGCCTTGGACTGCGAATCTCGAACCTCCCTCAGGTAAAGCCTGACCGCTCGAGCACCAAACGGGTTGTTTTCTGGCTGCCCGCCATTCTCTTCGAAGGCAGCCCGAAGGCGTCCTATCAGGGCGTCGAGGCTGCCCCATGCCTGGCGGAGCGGGCACGGGCATGGGGCAGGCGGGTTCGGGTGCCCGAAGAATGGGCAGAGGTTGGTGTGGACTTTGGTCTTGCCGAATTGGTCGAGGTAGCGGAGGAACTCGAGCACGTGGGCCCCGCTGCAGCGGGGGAGGGAGAGCGGGGGGCGGTGGTTCTGGAGGTACTGGCCGAAGGTGTTCCAGTCGCGGCGCTTTTGGTTCTCGTATCGGCTGAGAGTGGTGGACGGTGAGGTTGAAGAAGAGCTGGATGGAGGTGAGGATatagtggtgattgtggtggtggcgatCATGGTTGTGTTATTAGGGTTTAGAAAAGTgtccattgagagagagagagagagagagagagagaggaggaggaggagatgtgGGTGGATTGAGGTTGAGATGTTATAGTTGATCAAGACAGTGAAAGCTAAAAAACTATGTTTTCAtgattgaggagagagagagagaacttagaTCATCGGTTGATCTAACTAGGGTTTCATCTGTGTGtctgagagtgagagagagagagagagagagaagttggagtgGGAATGGTGAATTGCATGTGGAGGGGTATATGTATAGAACACAAAAGGGGGCTCTTTTCCGgttaattttctttgtttgttcaATCCTAGAAAACCTTGGAAGGAAAACAGTGTGATGGAATTATGATGTTTGGTTGAATTTGTTTTGCGAAAACGTTGTAAAGAGATTGGCAGATATTTTTTCCTAGAAAAGGGGAAGCTACTGTttgtttgggagagagagagagagagagagagagagagagaggggatagTAGAAATTTGGTACTCCAATAGGAGGAGACCGACCTGGTTAGGGCATTTGTGGAAATGGGAAGTGGTTGACAGTAAGTTGGAGATGATTGATTAAGACAGGAGAAAAGCTGATTCatgatttgtatttttatatatagtatataataGAGAAATATATGGTGAGAACAATTTATACTTTCTTCACCAATCAATCTCTTGCACTGCACTGATTGACAACACCTTCATTAAATCCAAGGCTTTTCTTCTGTAGAAAATAAATGTGGAAAGCTTGTTCGTTTCgagttttggaattttggtttCTGTCTCAATGCAggatttttaataatttttttttacaattattagtcttatttttctttctttttatctctcttcactttaaatttaaaattcaaatactAAAACGGACAAGCCAGACGTTTTCGTTTTTAATTCTCGCTCTTGTGGATTTTAGTAGTTTTATGATGCATTTCA
Coding sequences:
- the LOC131322172 gene encoding protein LIGHT-DEPENDENT SHORT HYPOCOTYLS 4-like, whose amino-acid sequence is MDTFLNPNNTTMIATTTITTISSPPSSSSSTSPSTTLSRYENQKRRDWNTFGQYLQNHRPPLSLPRCSGAHVLEFLRYLDQFGKTKVHTNLCPFFGHPNPPAPCPCPLRQAWGSLDALIGRLRAAFEENGGQPENNPFGARAVRLYLREVRDSQSKARGISYEKKKRKRPVPAVVPAPLPPVPPPPNC